A genomic window from Pecten maximus chromosome 6, xPecMax1.1, whole genome shotgun sequence includes:
- the LOC117330014 gene encoding uncharacterized protein LOC117330014 has protein sequence MMFRLLVLASVIIFSTCDVTSQNNCQQDVNCFLPNCFCSTFNHPMNLSEIPQMVYFGFDDAVNEQMADHYDYLFLKDNLTNPNGCPISITLLVSDEYTDYSILKRYYQHGFELGVHSVTHTHINSGVKVRKEAEDQRNNLITQVGVSKKEVVGWRSPFLITAGDQQVDALKQLGFKYDISLIYTRPQLDADDVWPFTLDFGWPFRCQNNRCPKQNHKNFWQIPINSLIDYKHEYMCNFVDGCHNNPGNEAEAYKYIMDNFYRHYHGNKSPFGLSIHAAWFHTRYMRDGMERAINDMNQFEDVYIVNIKQVVEWMKYPTKLSEIKTFDGFGCWPRKKPLIHILLIVVPVSSFLTLSIGLLIFSLRKLTRRKDYIALNRKEHIKNIVNGSDEAD, from the coding sequence ATGATGTTCAGGTTACTCGTGTTAGCTAGTGTGATTATCTTCTCTACGTgtgatgtgacgtcacagaatAATTGTCAACAAGATGTGAACTGTTTCTTGCCAAACTGTTTCTGTAGTACATTCAATCACCCAATGAATTTGAGCGAGATTCCACAAATGGTTTATTTTGGATTTGATGACGCTGTGAATGAACAAATGGCAGATCATTATGACTATCTGTTTTTGAAGGATAATCTGACGAATCCAAATGGATGTCCTATCAGTATTACACTTCTTGTTTCTGACGAATACACTGATTACTCAATTTTAAAACGGTATTATCAACATGGATTTGAACTCGGTGTTCATAGTGTAACCCATACGCATATCAATTCGGGAGTGAAGGTGCGGAAAGAAGCTGAAGATCAGAGAAATAATCTCATCACACAAGTTGGTGTTTCAAAAAAGGAGGTTGTAGGATGGAGGAGTCCATTTCTCATAACAGCAGGCGATCAACAGGTAGATGCTCTAAAGCAACTCGGATTTAAGTATGATATTTCACTTATATACACCAGACCCCAGTTAGACGCTGATGACGTTTGGCCCTTCACGCTGGACTTTGGATGGCCCTTCCGATGTCAAAACAACAGATGTCCAAAACAAAACCACAAAAATTTCTGGCAAATACCTATCAATTCCTTGATAGACTATAAGCACGAATACATGTGTAATTTTGTTGACGGATGCCATAATAATCCCGGAAATGAGGCGGAGGCGTATAAATATATTATGGATAATTTTTATAGACATTACCATGGGAACAAATCTCCATTTGGATTAAGCATCCATGCTGCTTGGTTTCATACCAGATATATGAGAGATGGAATGGAAAGAGCTATAAATGATATGAACCAATTTGAGgatgtttatattgtaaatattaagCAGGTGGTGGAATGGATGAAGTACCCGACAAAGTTAtctgaaattaaaacatttgaCGGATTCGGATGTTGGCCACGTAAGAAACCATTAATACACATACTCCTCATAGTAGTTCCGGTTTCTTCTTTTTTAACACTTAGCATTGGACTGCTTATTTTTTCCCTTCGAAAATTAACCCGTAGAAAAGATTATATTGCATTGAATCGTAAAGaacatattaaaaatattgtcaATGGTAGTGATGAGGCTGActaa